Within Desulfobacter sp., the genomic segment GGGCCCAGTACACAACGGTCAGGGCAGAGCCCAGGGCGAGCATCAACAGGATGAACAGATTGCCTGCGGCAGACTCGATGGCCATCCATTTCCCCAGGAGCATGCCGAAGGGGGGGAGGATCATGGTCAGAATGCCCAGGGTGATGATCACAGCCGTAGTAGGCATTTCGCCGAACAGTCCCCGCATATCTTCGATGTCCCGGCTGCCGATATGCTGTTCAATGGAACCCATGCACAGAAAGAGCAGGGCCTTGGACACGGCATGGAAGATCACCAGAAGAATGGCCGCGGTGATGGCGGCATGGGTGTTGATACCGGCACAGGCCAGGATCAGACCCAGGTTGGAAATGGTGGAGTAGGCCAGCACCTTTTTGCCGTTGCTCTGTCCGATGGCAAGGGCAGCGGCGGAAAGAAAGGTGAATGCCCCGCAAAGCGCCACGGCCGTACTCAAGGCGGTGCCCTGGAATGCAGGCGCGAACCGGATCACCAGGTAAACCCCGGCCTTGACCATGGTAGAGGAGTGGAGCAGGGCGGACACCGGCGTGGGCGCCACCATGGCTCCCAGCAGCCATTTCTGGAAGGGCATCTGGGCGGCTTTGGTGAATCCGGCAATGCAGAGCAGTCCCAGGGGAATGAGCATGGCGTCGGATCCCTTAAGGGCTGTGATAACCTCCTGTATATCCAGGGTGTGCAGCTGGGCATACATCCATACGATGCCCAACAGCAGGGCCACCCCCCCCAGGGAATTGATCCAGAGGGCGGTAATGGCATTCTGCTTTGCCTCCCCGGTCCTGTCATGGCCGATGAGCAGAAAGGAGCAGAGGGTGGTAACTTCAAAACAGAAGTAGAACAGCATTAAATCGTTTACGAGCACCAATGCGTTCATGGTGCCGATGAAGAGAAAAAGCAGGGCGAAGAATTTCGGCTGTGCGGTTTTCTCAAGTTTCAGGTGGTGTTCATGGTGCTCCATATAGGGCAGGGCGAAAAAGACGATCAGCGAGCCGGCAATGGAGATGATCAATACCATGATCAGGGCTAAATTGTCGCAGAAAAGTCCAGCCGGTTGAGCGTGGCCGCCCTTGAGAATGAAAAATTCAAAAATGGCGAGCACGGCAATCTGAGCCAGGGATAAACCGGAAATGACACGGTTTTTGGATTTTATCCCGATAAAAAGGATCAGACCCAGCAGGGCAAAATCTGCGAGTTGGATAAGGGTTGTAAATTTTACGCTGGTCATAAACGCCGGAGTGCTGCTTACCGGCGCCTTCCCGATCATCAGGAGCGAACCTGCGATCAGGACGATACCTGTTCCGGTGGCGAGGAAGGATCTCATTGATTTCCCAGGCAGAACCAGACAGGCCAGCGCGGCCATCATCGGTGTTGCAGTTAGACATGTGAATATAATTTCAAACATGAAAATCGATTTTGGGGAAATGAAATTTCAAAGTCAAGGGGAAAAAAAGAATTTTTGGGCAGAAAAATATATAGTTTATTAAAATTTAATGAATGATTAAATTATTTTGATCAACTAAATTTTATATCCTGCGTCCCCCGGGTGTTTGGGTGCTAAAACGGCTTTAAAAAATTACTTACTAATCAATTGGCGGTCTATGGCATAATGGCGAAAAAAGCCGGAATGAACCGAATGTGGCTAATGAATGCCGGGAGTTATCTGAATTGAATTCAGTAAAATCGGGGTATTGGTCATTAATCAGGCGGGTTAAGCGATACGAAATAGGGATGCCGTATAAATAAACGCGGTTCTATTGAAATTTTGTATGCATCACATGCCTTGGGGCAGATCAATTAATGAAAAATATGGGGTGTTAGAAAAAGCATGTTGTCATTCCCTATACCCACAAACCAGCGAACCGTTTTAAATTTTGTGTTACGGGTTGGGCGCCAGGAACTGCCTCGGCGCCAGCGGAAGTAAATGTCAGGTCTGAGGGCATTCAACTTGCCACATCGGAGGCGTTGGCTTTTGCTGAGACGGGGTACCTGAAGCTATCTTTAATCCCTATCAAATTCTAAACCGGTTGAATGGAAAAATTGGAGGCTGGAAAAACAAACGGCGACGGGCCCGTTGGCCCACCGCCGTTTTAAAAATAAACTGCCAGGTCAGCAGTACTATTTCTTTTTCTTAGGATGGCATTTTCCGCAGGATGCAGGGGCAGGGCCTTTCACGCCCTTTTTGTCCTTGGGATTTTCCTTTTTGTTGAAAGCCTTGTGGCAGTCGATGCAGTTGCCATGCATGGCGTTTTCATGGACCATGATGTCTTTTTTGTTCTTTTTGTCTTTTTTAAACTTGTTGTGACATTCGGAACATTTTTTTACATCGTCGCCCATTTTCAGGTCGGCAAGGGGTTTGCCGTCTTTGTCATGGTGGCAGTCAGCGCAAGTTGCACCGTACTCTTCGGCATGTTTTTTGTGGCTGAAGGTCACCAGGCCTTTTTTGTGTTTTTTGTAGCCCTTGTCCTGCATGGTGAGGGTGTCCTCAACGGTGGTGCCTGCCTGAATTCCGGTGGCAGCGAAAATCACGGCAATTCCTGCAGCCAACAGCAGCGTGATCACTCTTTTGTTCATAACCTCTTTGCTCCTTTAAAAATAAACAATTTATTTGCCAATTTACCGGTGAACCCCACCGGTATTATCCTAAATTGTATCTTGCTTTTTTACACCCGGGTGCCGGGAAAAGTCAATACCAAACCCGTCACCGCACTCAAAGATTGAATCTGCAAGGGATGCCGGATGAACGGCTTTCAATCCGGCTGGCTGATTCATTATTCTGAATCACCACCTGTGGGATCGTCACCGGTGGGATTTTCCTGGGCATTGTCCTCTTCTGATTCTCCTTCGTCCGCGATTTCCTCTTTTTCAGCCTGTTTTTTACCGAAGAGGCGTGCGCCGATGATACTGATTTCATAGAGGACCATCAGGGGAAGCGCCATCATTATCTGTGTGACCACATCGGGCGGGGTAATCAGAGCTGCGCCGACAAAGAACAGCAGCAGGGCGTATTTTCTGTTCTTTTTGAGGAAGTCCACCGTGACAAGCCCCATGCGGGCCATAAATGTCAGGACCAGCGGCAGTTCGAAAACAAATCCGAAAGCCAGCAACATTTTCGAGGCAAAGGAGAGGTATTCCTTCATTGAAGGCATGGCATGGATGGTCTCGGTTGCAAAGCCAAGGAAAAACTGGAATCCATAAGGGAATACAACAAAATAGCCGAAGGAGGAACCGGTCACAAAGAAGAGAATGGAGAGGATGACAATGGGAACTATATATTTTTTTTCATCCCGGTAGAGGCCGGGAGAGACAAACATCCAGAACTCGTAAAAGAGCATCGGGGTGGCCACAACGATGCCGGCCAGCAGGGAGACTTTAAGATAGGTGAAAAATGCCTCGGGCAGACCCGTGAAAATAAGCTTGGCATTGCCGGACTCCGACATGGCCTGTACCAGGGGGGCGGTCAGGATTTCAAACAATTTCTCTTTGAAAAAATAGGCGCATACAAATCCGACGCCTACGGCAATGAATGACCGGACCAGCCGGTCCCTCAGTTCGCCCAAATGTTCCGTAAACGGGCTTTTCTCCTCTTGCTCGCTCCTGATTTCTTCACTCATGATGTTTCCGTATTGAATCGTTTAATCGTTGGTTGACTCTTTTTTGCTGGACTGGGAATCTGCATCCTTATCTTCGGATGCCGGGGCCGATGGGGTGTCTCCGGTTTCCGGGGCTGGCGTTTTTTCTGTGGATTCTTTTGCTTCCGTCTCTGTTTTTTTGTCTGAATTTACATCCTTGATGATCTCTTTGACCTTCTTGGACGGGGCCGGAACCGGGTCCTGAATGGTGGTTTCAATATCAATGGACCGTTTAAAATCCTGGGCCGACCGCTTGAATTCTCCCATGGCCCGGCCCAGGGTTTTGGCCAGCTCCGGCAGCTTCTGGGGCCCGATGACAATGAGGGCGATGGCCAGGATCAGAAGTATCTCCGGCATTCCAAGACCAAACATAATATATATGACTCCTTAAGGGGTTAGTGGTTTTTTTTGACACTTGCTTTATATATTAATTGTTAAATCAACTGCTTTTACACTGATCCGGCGGCAGTGTCAACCGGATCAGTCCTTTTTGGCAGGACCTTTGCCCCGGGGCGGGCGCCTGCGTCTGTTCGGGCCGCCGGGCCGCCTTCTGCCCCTCCCACTGCTGCCGCCGTTTTTGTTCTGCTGCTGTTTTTTTGGTCTTGGAGCCGGTTTGGGCAGATCTGCTTCCAGGGCCTCTGTTGGATATTCGCAGGACACCTTATGGCCCAGTACCTCTTCAATTTTTGGGATCTGGAAGGAACTCATTTCATCGGCAAAGCTGATGGAGGTGCCGGTGGCGCCGGCCCGGCCGGTGCGGCCGATGCGGTGGATATAATGTTCCGGTTCTATGGGCAGATCGTAGTTGATCACATGGCTGATGTTTTCGATGTGAAGGCCCCGTGCGGCTACGTCGGTTGCCACCAACACGTTAAGGCTTCCTTTTTTAAACCGTTCCAGCACCTTGAACCGTTTGTCCTGGGAGACATCGCCGGACAACACCCCGGCCTTTTGGCCGTACCGCGAGAGCCTCTCGGAGAGGTAGCGGGCCGTATCCTTCCGGTTCACAAAGATGATCACCCGCTCCAGTTTTTCTGAAATGAGCAGGTTGCAGACATTTTTGAATTTTTCGTCTTCCGTGGTCAGATAGACAATCTGTTCAATGGTGTCGGCGGCTGCCTGTTCCGGGTCGATTTCAATGCGCACCGCATCCCGGGTCCATGAGTCCGCCAGGCGGAGTACCTCGTCGGTGAGGGTGGCTGAGAAGAACAGGGTCTGGCGTTTGTCCTTGTGGGGGGTCTGGTAGATCAGGCGGCGGACATCGGGGATGAATCCCATATCCAGCATCCGGTCGGCTTCGTCAATGACAACGATTTCCACCCGGGAAAGGTTGATCAGCTTCTGGGAGATAAAGTCCAGGAGACGCCCCGGCGTGGCGGCAATAACATCCACGGGTTTTTCCCTGAGCTGGGCCTGCTGTTTTTTATAGGCCGTCCCACCGAATACGGAGACAATCCTGAGATGGGAGTATTTGCCCAGGCCCTTGAAGTCTTTTTCAATCTGGTGGACCAACTCCCGGGTGGGGGCCAGGATCAGGGCCCTGGGATATCCCTTTTCCCGCTTGATGGATTTGCGGGTGAACCGGTTGATCAGGGTGACGATGAACGTGGCGCTTTTTCCTGTGCCGGTCTGTGCCTTGGCCGTGGCGTCCTGCCCTTTGAGGGTGTGGGGGAGAAGCTGGGCCTGAATATCGGTACAAAACCTGAATTCCAGGTCTGCAACGGCATGCATCAGCCCCAGGGGCAGATCCAAATCGTGGAACCTGGTTTTGCCTTCCTCGGGGTCAACCTGAAAATTTTCCAAGGTCCAGCGCGGCTTTCTTTTTTTGGGCGGCCCCTTGGGTGCCGGCTCCCCGGAGTCAGAGACCGGTTTTTTTGGTGGGGGAGTATCTTCCCGGGTTGATGGTACGTCTTCTGCGGGTTCCGGAGTCTTGCCTGTGAAAAGGTTTTTTAAAAATCGAATTATAGGTTTCAATAGTATTTATAACATCTATTAAGGGTGAATAATATAAAACTGCCTGTCCGTTTCTAACAGACAGGCAGTCGTTTGTGAAGCAAAATTTATTCCGGATGGGATGCCGGGCTAACCGCCAGCCACCAGAGGCAGCAGTCTAATGACGGCATTGTCCGGAACAGGGGTTCGGTCAAACTTTGGACTGGACACCAGCGTTCCGTTAAGCCGGATCACAGATACAAAT encodes:
- a CDS encoding NADH-quinone oxidoreductase subunit L, producing MFEIIFTCLTATPMMAALACLVLPGKSMRSFLATGTGIVLIAGSLLMIGKAPVSSTPAFMTSVKFTTLIQLADFALLGLILFIGIKSKNRVISGLSLAQIAVLAIFEFFILKGGHAQPAGLFCDNLALIMVLIISIAGSLIVFFALPYMEHHEHHLKLEKTAQPKFFALLFLFIGTMNALVLVNDLMLFYFCFEVTTLCSFLLIGHDRTGEAKQNAITALWINSLGGVALLLGIVWMYAQLHTLDIQEVITALKGSDAMLIPLGLLCIAGFTKAAQMPFQKWLLGAMVAPTPVSALLHSSTMVKAGVYLVIRFAPAFQGTALSTAVALCGAFTFLSAAALAIGQSNGKKVLAYSTISNLGLILACAGINTHAAITAAILLVIFHAVSKALLFLCMGSIEQHIGSRDIEDMRGLFGEMPTTAVIITLGILTMILPPFGMLLGKWMAIESAAGNLFILLMLALGSALTVVYWARWAGILMGSDFKGESHPEEMALMTKLPLYSLLGAALALSLSSPFIYSKMILRGISGEAAAFSTANGILANASGSFAVIPLFLIAIAVFCLALMKSNGSAGAGTTGPYMSGISGSQAGTYIGPMDKITSSMQSNYYLSAFFGEQRLSKAVNTAAGILILIMIGASI
- a CDS encoding twin-arginine translocase TatA/TatE family subunit: MFGLGMPEILLILAIALIVIGPQKLPELAKTLGRAMGEFKRSAQDFKRSIDIETTIQDPVPAPSKKVKEIIKDVNSDKKTETEAKESTEKTPAPETGDTPSAPASEDKDADSQSSKKESTND
- a CDS encoding MoaD/ThiS family protein, coding for MIEVDDITMEWEEGMTVASLLSKIEDSGFVSVIRLNGTLVSSPKFDRTPVPDNAVIRLLPLVAGG
- a CDS encoding DEAD/DEAH box helicase, with product MKPIIRFLKNLFTGKTPEPAEDVPSTREDTPPPKKPVSDSGEPAPKGPPKKRKPRWTLENFQVDPEEGKTRFHDLDLPLGLMHAVADLEFRFCTDIQAQLLPHTLKGQDATAKAQTGTGKSATFIVTLINRFTRKSIKREKGYPRALILAPTRELVHQIEKDFKGLGKYSHLRIVSVFGGTAYKKQQAQLREKPVDVIAATPGRLLDFISQKLINLSRVEIVVIDEADRMLDMGFIPDVRRLIYQTPHKDKRQTLFFSATLTDEVLRLADSWTRDAVRIEIDPEQAAADTIEQIVYLTTEDEKFKNVCNLLISEKLERVIIFVNRKDTARYLSERLSRYGQKAGVLSGDVSQDKRFKVLERFKKGSLNVLVATDVAARGLHIENISHVINYDLPIEPEHYIHRIGRTGRAGATGTSISFADEMSSFQIPKIEEVLGHKVSCEYPTEALEADLPKPAPRPKKQQQNKNGGSSGRGRRRPGGPNRRRRPPRGKGPAKKD
- the tatC gene encoding twin-arginine translocase subunit TatC, with amino-acid sequence MSEEIRSEQEEKSPFTEHLGELRDRLVRSFIAVGVGFVCAYFFKEKLFEILTAPLVQAMSESGNAKLIFTGLPEAFFTYLKVSLLAGIVVATPMLFYEFWMFVSPGLYRDEKKYIVPIVILSILFFVTGSSFGYFVVFPYGFQFFLGFATETIHAMPSMKEYLSFASKMLLAFGFVFELPLVLTFMARMGLVTVDFLKKNRKYALLLFFVGAALITPPDVVTQIMMALPLMVLYEISIIGARLFGKKQAEKEEIADEGESEEDNAQENPTGDDPTGGDSE
- a CDS encoding cytochrome c3 family protein gives rise to the protein MNKRVITLLLAAGIAVIFAATGIQAGTTVEDTLTMQDKGYKKHKKGLVTFSHKKHAEEYGATCADCHHDKDGKPLADLKMGDDVKKCSECHNKFKKDKKNKKDIMVHENAMHGNCIDCHKAFNKKENPKDKKGVKGPAPASCGKCHPKKKK